From a region of the Oscillatoria sp. FACHB-1406 genome:
- the pyk gene encoding pyruvate kinase → MGFADFPEIDSTSYPRSHPSRRTKIIATVGPATLEPLVLRNLIEAGATTLRLNFSHGTHEDHQRAIRLIRQTAFELDQPVGILQDLQGPKIRLGRFEEGSIFLEPGDRFTLTSCRVPCTQEVGYVSYERLADEVEAGALILLDDGRVEMQVETVDPVHRNLHCRVVVGGVLSNNKGVNFPNTRLSISALTRKDREDLMFGLDQGVDWVALSFVCNPQDILEIKELIDNAGKSVPVIAKIEKHEAIEQMEAILSLCDGVMVARGDLGVELPAEDVPILQKRLIATANRLGIPVITATQMLDSMANNPRPTRAEISDVANAILDGTDAVMLSNETAVGRYPVEAVATMAKIAGRIDRELASPQHAEGSARSIPNAISRAVSQIARELDAAAIMTLTKSGATARNVSKFRPQTPILAVTPHVDVARRLQLVWGVKPLLVLELASTGQTFQAALGVAQEKHLLCEGDIVVTTAGTLQGVSGSTDLIKVEIVTAVLGQGVGIGEGRVSGRARVVRNPKEIGDFSNGEILVAPATNADYLDAIRKAAGIVTEEAGLTSHAAAIGMRLGIPVILGLKGATDAIREGEILTLDSERGLVYSGAMSKNNNGMGTQFSI, encoded by the coding sequence ATGGGATTCGCAGATTTTCCTGAAATTGACTCGACCTCGTACCCGCGATCGCATCCTTCCCGCCGCACCAAAATCATAGCCACTGTCGGTCCGGCAACGCTGGAACCGCTCGTCCTACGCAACCTGATTGAAGCTGGAGCCACTACGCTGCGCTTAAACTTTTCCCACGGCACGCACGAAGATCACCAACGCGCTATTCGTCTCATCCGCCAAACCGCCTTTGAACTCGACCAGCCCGTCGGCATCTTACAAGATTTACAAGGTCCCAAAATTCGCTTGGGCCGCTTCGAGGAAGGCTCTATTTTCTTAGAACCGGGCGATCGCTTCACTCTCACCAGTTGCCGCGTTCCCTGTACCCAAGAAGTCGGCTACGTCAGTTACGAGCGCCTCGCCGATGAAGTAGAAGCGGGCGCGCTGATTCTCCTCGACGATGGGCGCGTCGAAATGCAAGTCGAAACAGTCGATCCCGTCCATAGGAACTTACACTGTCGCGTCGTTGTTGGCGGCGTTCTCTCCAACAATAAAGGCGTAAACTTTCCCAATACGCGCCTCTCAATTAGCGCTCTAACCCGCAAAGATCGCGAAGATTTAATGTTCGGACTCGATCAAGGCGTGGATTGGGTTGCCCTCAGCTTTGTTTGCAATCCCCAAGATATTCTCGAAATTAAAGAACTCATCGATAACGCCGGGAAATCCGTCCCCGTCATCGCCAAGATTGAAAAGCACGAAGCGATCGAGCAGATGGAAGCAATTCTCTCGCTCTGCGATGGCGTAATGGTCGCGCGGGGAGACTTAGGAGTAGAATTGCCCGCCGAAGACGTACCCATCTTGCAAAAACGGCTGATTGCTACGGCCAACCGTCTCGGAATTCCGGTTATTACTGCCACGCAAATGCTCGACAGTATGGCAAATAACCCCCGTCCGACGCGCGCAGAAATCTCCGATGTTGCCAATGCTATTCTTGACGGCACTGATGCGGTGATGCTTTCCAACGAAACGGCGGTAGGACGCTATCCCGTCGAAGCCGTCGCGACGATGGCGAAGATTGCTGGGCGTATCGATCGCGAACTCGCCAGCCCCCAACACGCCGAAGGCAGCGCGCGATCGATTCCCAACGCCATCTCCCGCGCCGTCAGTCAAATCGCCCGCGAACTGGATGCAGCCGCGATTATGACCCTCACGAAAAGTGGAGCAACCGCCCGCAACGTCTCCAAATTCCGCCCGCAAACGCCCATTTTAGCGGTTACGCCCCACGTCGATGTCGCGCGGCGCTTGCAACTCGTTTGGGGCGTTAAACCGCTCCTCGTTCTCGAATTAGCCTCCACAGGGCAAACCTTCCAAGCCGCCCTTGGTGTTGCCCAAGAAAAACACCTCCTCTGTGAGGGCGATATTGTCGTCACGACGGCCGGAACGCTCCAAGGCGTATCCGGTTCCACCGATTTAATCAAGGTCGAAATCGTGACGGCGGTTTTAGGTCAAGGTGTTGGGATTGGCGAAGGTCGGGTAAGCGGACGCGCTCGCGTGGTTCGCAATCCCAAGGAAATTGGCGACTTTAGTAATGGCGAAATTCTAGTTGCCCCAGCAACCAATGCTGACTACTTAGATGCGATTCGTAAAGCCGCCGGGATCGTCACCGAAGAAGCCGGATTGACCAGCCACGCCGCCGCGATCGGAATGCGCCTCGGCATCCCTGTAATTCTCGGCTTAAAAGGTGCAACTGACGCGATTCGCGAAGGCGAAATCCTCACCCTCGATTCCGAACGAGGCTTAGTTTACTCTGGGGCAATGTCAAAAAATAATAATGGTATGGGAACTCAGTTCTCAATTTGA
- a CDS encoding N-acetylmuramoyl-L-alanine amidase yields MRIHLLVLTALSALFSTLPAQAAKLVDWQFNANHNQLNFVTDAGVRPTAKLIANPSRLIVDLPGTQLGKPTANQAVGGAVKSVRVGQVDADTTRLVVELEAGYAINPQEVQIVGANPAQWSVKLPTPYRAATVPSIASSPDFQITQNGLYVRLDGQQAGQIEVRRNDSNEIEVDLPDITLPASLTSRAIAVSRYGVSDIQFTQVSSSLARVTMRVMPESPNWTATFSRFGGLVLVPQGGMVVLRNSTPAPELAVPISTNGGSNSTAVVTIPVPPPLNPSAPIARPIPAPRPAPPTVSPPPSSTPSAPLPSVRNSRVVVMVDPGHGGQDSGAVGINGLREKDVILPISQEVAKILERQGVSTRLTRSDDTFVSLNGRTKMANQAGVDLFVSIHANSADTRNANGVETYYYSAGSGLAQEIQKSVIRRTGMTNRGVRQANFYVMKYSSMPAVLVEVGFVTGSSDSAKLSDPSFRRQMAEAIAEGILNYIARGN; encoded by the coding sequence ATGCGAATTCACTTACTCGTCCTAACCGCTCTCAGCGCGCTATTTTCTACTCTCCCCGCCCAAGCTGCTAAGCTCGTTGATTGGCAGTTTAATGCCAACCACAATCAACTCAACTTTGTTACCGATGCGGGAGTTCGGCCCACTGCTAAACTGATTGCTAACCCCAGCCGCTTAATCGTTGATTTACCGGGAACTCAGTTAGGAAAACCAACGGCAAACCAAGCAGTGGGCGGTGCGGTTAAGTCGGTGCGCGTCGGACAGGTGGATGCCGACACAACTCGTCTTGTGGTTGAATTAGAAGCGGGATACGCGATTAATCCCCAAGAGGTTCAAATTGTCGGAGCTAATCCCGCGCAATGGTCGGTAAAGCTGCCTACTCCATACCGCGCGGCAACCGTTCCTTCGATCGCTTCAAGCCCCGACTTCCAGATTACGCAAAACGGGTTATACGTCCGCTTGGACGGTCAACAAGCCGGACAAATTGAAGTGCGGCGTAACGACAGCAACGAAATTGAGGTTGATTTGCCGGATATAACCCTGCCAGCAAGTTTAACTTCTCGCGCGATCGCGGTCAGTCGCTACGGCGTTAGCGATATTCAATTTACACAAGTTTCCTCCTCCCTCGCTCGCGTAACAATGCGAGTGATGCCGGAGAGTCCAAATTGGACGGCGACATTCAGCCGCTTCGGAGGTTTAGTTCTCGTTCCTCAAGGGGGAATGGTAGTTCTGCGCAATAGCACGCCCGCGCCAGAATTAGCGGTTCCTATTTCGACGAATGGCGGCTCGAACTCGACAGCCGTGGTTACGATTCCCGTGCCGCCGCCATTAAACCCAAGCGCTCCGATCGCGCGCCCAATTCCCGCCCCGCGTCCCGCCCCGCCCACCGTATCGCCGCCCCCCAGCAGCACGCCGAGTGCGCCGTTGCCCAGCGTTCGCAACAGTCGCGTCGTGGTGATGGTCGATCCCGGTCACGGCGGACAGGACTCGGGCGCAGTAGGGATTAACGGACTGCGCGAGAAAGATGTAATATTGCCTATTTCTCAAGAGGTGGCGAAGATTTTGGAACGCCAGGGAGTCAGTACGAGACTGACTCGTTCCGACGATACCTTCGTTTCGCTCAACGGGCGCACTAAAATGGCCAATCAAGCGGGGGTCGATTTGTTTGTCAGCATTCATGCCAACTCCGCCGATACTCGCAATGCGAATGGCGTAGAAACCTATTATTACTCTGCCGGTAGCGGCTTAGCGCAAGAGATTCAGAAGAGTGTTATTCGGCGCACCGGGATGACTAACCGAGGGGTAAGACAAGCCAATTTTTATGTGATGAAATATTCCAGTATGCCAGCAGTTTTAGTGGAGGTGGGCTTTGTTACAGGCAGTTCCGACTCGGCAAAGTTATCGGATCCAAGTTTTCGCCGCCAGATGGCCGAGGCGATCGCGGAAGGAATTTTAAATTATATCGCCCGAGGCAATTAG
- a CDS encoding adenylate/guanylate cyclase domain-containing protein, with protein sequence MVLRKWTRRNNIVPLRWVMLLPLLGQIFVAVGLTGYLAWRNGSQAVEELAEQLGQETTNQVKQYINNFTEVPVLFLELNESSLEASQFDFTDIARLKSIFWKQLQLSERVTTIEWVGQDGQYLRLERGKNSQMIIRNPATASKAEVYRLDDRGNPGQRLQVKSYDPRTEGWYRAAARSRQFVWSPLYELPNSSAIGMTSAIPIYDAGGQHLGAIAVDLQLDSLSHFLQTLYSHRPSEVAIIERTGKIVASSSSERIYRQTPSGKELLRIAESRDPEWRQVASAIEQRFGSFQKLSGTRWFRPKIEGKRQFVQVTNVAPAIGLDWLLIVVIPESELTEQIRDITNKTIVLCLLLLSAAVTLGVYTSRWLEGSIGRLAQASRAIAKGDLEYSVPGSRIREFRILARSLERTIGNLKRSQVQLADYSRSLETMVEERTAALRRSEAKFEKAFRCSPDPIFIATLEGGRIIEANDSFLVGSGYTLAEVIQHRLHDLNLLGNSEELEIVIEKLLQNCPVRDVEAQSIAKSGERRTVLFSAEILNLEETPCVLYIARDITESKKIETELKQSKQYLRLVLDNIPQQIFWKNRDSVFLGCNKNWAEAACLESAEAVVNLRDEDLLPPEAAAAAEKFREIDRRIMSNNKAEYNTLEVKQRPDSSGNPVWLSVSKIPIHDERGEAIGILGAIEDITERKIADEKRKTAEEALRVEQEKSEQLLLNILPEAIAEQLKQDPSPIAEQFDDVAILFADLVGFTALSASLPARRLVQFLNRIFSEFDRLAKSYGLEKIKTIGDAYMVAGGLPLPKDDCLEAIAEMALEIQKSIVRIAVEWQQPLQIRIGINLGPVVAGVIGETKFIYDLWGDTVNVASRMESLGEPGRIQTTQTVYERLKYFYEFEERGEIEVKGKGKITTYWLLGRKNCMI encoded by the coding sequence ATGGTTTTGAGAAAGTGGACTCGAAGGAACAATATCGTTCCCTTGCGCTGGGTGATGCTCTTGCCGTTGTTGGGGCAGATTTTTGTGGCTGTCGGCTTGACTGGGTATTTAGCTTGGCGTAATGGTTCTCAGGCGGTTGAAGAGTTAGCAGAGCAATTGGGTCAGGAAACCACCAATCAAGTCAAACAATATATCAATAATTTCACTGAAGTTCCGGTTTTGTTTCTGGAACTGAATGAGTCGTCACTGGAGGCCAGTCAATTCGACTTTACTGACATCGCTCGCCTTAAGAGCATATTTTGGAAGCAACTTCAATTGTCCGAGCGGGTGACAACGATTGAATGGGTAGGGCAGGATGGTCAGTATTTACGCTTAGAGCGGGGCAAGAATTCGCAAATGATAATTCGCAATCCCGCAACCGCATCGAAGGCGGAAGTGTATCGGCTGGACGATCGCGGCAACCCGGGACAGCGCTTGCAAGTTAAATCCTACGATCCCCGGACGGAAGGGTGGTATCGAGCCGCCGCGCGATCGCGTCAATTCGTTTGGTCGCCGCTTTACGAGTTACCAAACTCCTCAGCTATTGGCATGACCTCCGCCATTCCCATCTACGACGCAGGCGGTCAACACCTCGGCGCAATTGCTGTCGATCTGCAATTAGACAGTCTCAGCCACTTTCTACAAACGCTCTATTCCCATCGTCCCAGTGAAGTCGCGATTATCGAACGAACCGGAAAAATCGTTGCGAGTTCGTCGTCCGAGCGAATCTACCGCCAAACACCAAGCGGTAAAGAGCTATTGCGAATCGCCGAAAGTCGCGATCCCGAATGGCGACAAGTCGCTTCCGCGATCGAGCAAAGATTCGGCAGTTTCCAGAAGCTATCGGGAACCCGTTGGTTTCGTCCGAAAATCGAGGGTAAGCGCCAATTCGTACAAGTGACGAATGTCGCTCCAGCCATCGGTCTCGATTGGCTATTAATCGTTGTGATTCCCGAAAGCGAACTGACCGAGCAAATTCGCGATATTACTAACAAAACGATCGTTCTGTGCTTGTTATTACTCAGTGCTGCGGTTACGTTAGGTGTTTATACTTCTCGCTGGCTCGAGGGTTCGATTGGGCGTTTAGCTCAGGCAAGCCGAGCGATCGCAAAGGGGGATTTAGAGTACAGCGTCCCGGGGTCGAGAATTCGGGAATTTCGGATTTTAGCGCGATCCCTCGAGCGCACGATCGGGAACTTGAAGCGATCGCAAGTTCAACTGGCCGATTATTCTCGCAGTCTCGAGACGATGGTAGAAGAACGAACCGCAGCCCTACGCCGTTCTGAAGCCAAGTTTGAAAAGGCGTTTCGTTGCAGTCCCGATCCGATTTTTATCGCAACTCTCGAGGGCGGACGCATTATCGAAGCCAACGACAGTTTTTTGGTCGGTTCTGGATATACTCTCGCAGAAGTAATTCAGCATAGGTTGCACGATCTTAATCTCTTAGGGAATTCAGAAGAATTAGAAATTGTCATCGAAAAATTGCTTCAAAACTGCCCGGTTAGAGATGTTGAGGCTCAATCGATCGCGAAGTCGGGAGAGAGGCGCACCGTGCTTTTTTCTGCGGAAATTCTTAATTTGGAGGAAACACCTTGCGTGCTATACATTGCTCGCGATATTACTGAAAGTAAAAAGATTGAAACCGAACTCAAGCAAAGCAAACAATATTTACGTTTAGTCCTTGATAATATTCCCCAACAAATCTTTTGGAAGAATCGCGATTCGGTGTTTCTGGGGTGCAATAAAAATTGGGCAGAAGCCGCTTGTCTGGAGAGTGCGGAAGCTGTCGTCAATTTGCGGGATGAAGACCTGTTGCCCCCAGAAGCAGCGGCGGCGGCTGAGAAGTTTCGCGAAATCGATCGCCGCATTATGAGTAATAATAAAGCGGAATACAATACTCTAGAAGTCAAACAACGTCCAGACTCCAGCGGCAATCCCGTCTGGCTGAGCGTGAGTAAAATCCCGATTCACGACGAACGGGGAGAAGCGATCGGGATTCTCGGCGCGATCGAAGACATCACCGAGCGTAAAATTGCCGATGAAAAACGCAAAACCGCAGAAGAAGCCTTGCGGGTCGAGCAAGAAAAATCCGAGCAATTATTGCTCAATATTTTACCCGAAGCGATCGCGGAGCAACTTAAACAAGATCCGAGTCCCATTGCCGAACAATTCGACGATGTAGCGATTCTATTTGCGGATCTCGTCGGCTTTACTGCCCTTTCTGCGAGCCTTCCCGCCCGCCGCCTCGTTCAATTTCTCAACCGTATTTTTTCAGAATTCGATCGCCTCGCTAAATCTTACGGCCTCGAGAAAATTAAAACCATTGGCGATGCTTATATGGTAGCGGGAGGATTGCCGCTGCCGAAAGACGACTGCCTCGAAGCGATCGCAGAAATGGCCTTAGAAATCCAAAAAAGCATCGTTCGCATTGCTGTGGAGTGGCAACAACCCCTACAAATTCGCATCGGAATTAACCTCGGCCCAGTCGTTGCTGGCGTAATCGGCGAAACCAAATTTATTTACGATCTGTGGGGCGATACCGTTAATGTCGCTTCGAGAATGGAATCTTTAGGCGAACCCGGACGCATTCAAACCACTCAAACGGTTTACGAACGCCTTAAATACTTCTACGAGTTTGAAGAACGAGGCGAAATTGAAGTTAAAGGAAAGGGGAAAATTACCACGTATTGGTTGCTCGGTCGGAAAAACTGTATGATTTAG
- a CDS encoding CHASE2 domain-containing protein has product MRKLNIGSAKLMQWLKQEQRVLLIAIGTAGLIVLVRGLGLLESWELSAFDRLFLLKPNATVEQREIIVTIGETEIRQAGKWPIPDREIAKLLEMLNAARPRAIGLGIYRDLPVEPGHDTLQKLYQNLPNLVGIEKLEDRNSPAVPAPRSLAASQRVGFSNALLDPDGRVRRGLLYWHLQGQTHTSFALKLALLYLKADGIVPQRAALNPRYLQLGQAVFRPLQKNDGGYVRIDAQGYQFMGHFIPPSAIEKVAMNDVLAGKIAPERFRDRIVLIGSTAPSLKDFAYIPYSAQFMDYTKPIYGVELHANFIAQLLDAATGKNSLIQVLPDWLEGMWILLWSAIGAWIVWTIRSPIRSSLMLLSAIVALFAAVYGNFLLGWWLSWIPPLLALIGSSAILTHYLAYRQEEFRRSKDFFKSAIDAIADPIFIKDVRHRWVVLNQAFCQLSGYSLEQLLGKSESDILSPEEAEILRAQDCLVFETGCSMENEEYFTDAMGKTYRIATKRSLHRDAAGNLFLIGAIRDITERKRVEDELRRTTVELSRSNEQLKLSRDRFHNLAYHDSLTGLPNRKHFNESLAQSLTWAKSNNCSIALLYLDLDGFKAVNDTLGHDFGDLLLEAVAGRIAHCVRNSDFVARLGGDEFTVILRGLHKVEDVSVAIGKITRSLSQPFALNGHTVVVKASIGSSIYPRDGDTEAVLLRKADLTMFEAKRLASDRISQNS; this is encoded by the coding sequence TCTTGCTAATCGCGATTGGGACAGCCGGTTTAATCGTTCTCGTGCGAGGGCTGGGGCTGCTGGAATCTTGGGAACTCTCGGCTTTCGATCGCTTATTTCTCCTCAAGCCTAACGCCACAGTCGAGCAACGCGAGATTATCGTGACCATTGGCGAAACTGAAATTCGTCAAGCTGGAAAGTGGCCGATCCCCGATCGCGAGATCGCGAAACTGCTCGAGATGCTCAACGCTGCTCGTCCCCGAGCAATTGGTCTGGGGATCTATCGAGATTTGCCCGTCGAACCCGGACACGATACCCTACAAAAGCTTTACCAAAACCTACCGAACTTAGTAGGGATAGAAAAGCTCGAAGATCGTAATAGTCCAGCCGTTCCTGCCCCTCGCTCGCTCGCAGCCAGCCAACGAGTCGGTTTCAGCAATGCCTTATTAGATCCCGATGGTCGGGTGCGTCGAGGATTGCTCTATTGGCATCTGCAAGGTCAAACTCATACCAGCTTTGCTCTTAAACTAGCTCTTCTATATCTAAAAGCTGACGGAATTGTCCCGCAACGCGCTGCATTAAATCCTCGCTATCTTCAGTTAGGTCAAGCTGTCTTTCGTCCCTTGCAAAAAAACGATGGCGGTTATGTCAGGATTGACGCGCAGGGGTATCAGTTTATGGGTCACTTTATCCCGCCTTCAGCGATTGAAAAGGTAGCAATGAACGATGTGCTAGCGGGAAAAATTGCGCCGGAGCGATTCCGCGATCGCATCGTTCTCATTGGTTCGACGGCTCCCAGCCTCAAAGACTTTGCCTACATTCCTTACAGCGCCCAATTCATGGACTATACCAAGCCGATTTATGGAGTCGAGTTACACGCTAACTTTATCGCTCAATTGCTCGATGCGGCAACGGGCAAAAATTCCTTGATTCAGGTCTTACCGGACTGGTTGGAAGGGATGTGGATTTTACTGTGGTCGGCAATTGGGGCGTGGATTGTCTGGACAATTCGCTCGCCGATTCGTTCGTCGTTGATGCTTCTATCGGCCATAGTCGCACTCTTTGCAGCCGTTTACGGCAATTTCCTACTGGGGTGGTGGTTGTCCTGGATTCCGCCTCTATTGGCTTTAATCGGCTCCTCAGCGATTCTCACTCACTATTTAGCCTATCGCCAAGAGGAATTTCGGCGCTCGAAAGATTTTTTTAAATCCGCCATTGATGCGATCGCGGATCCGATTTTTATTAAGGACGTTCGACATCGCTGGGTTGTCCTCAATCAAGCATTTTGCCAACTCAGTGGCTATTCCCTCGAACAATTGTTAGGCAAATCCGAAAGCGATATCTTATCGCCTGAAGAAGCTGAAATCTTAAGAGCGCAAGATTGTCTCGTTTTTGAAACGGGTTGCTCGATGGAGAATGAAGAGTATTTTACCGATGCAATGGGCAAAACCTATCGAATTGCAACCAAACGCTCCTTGCATCGAGATGCCGCCGGAAATCTGTTTTTAATCGGCGCGATTCGCGATATTACCGAACGCAAGCGCGTTGAAGACGAACTGCGCCGCACTACAGTAGAATTAAGCCGCTCGAACGAGCAACTCAAACTCTCGCGCGATCGCTTCCATAATCTTGCTTACCACGACTCCCTCACGGGGTTGCCCAACCGCAAGCATTTTAATGAAAGTTTAGCTCAATCGTTGACTTGGGCGAAGTCGAACAATTGCTCGATCGCGCTCCTTTACCTCGATTTAGATGGTTTTAAAGCAGTTAACGATACCCTAGGTCACGATTTTGGGGACTTACTGCTCGAGGCGGTCGCGGGTCGTATTGCCCACTGCGTCCGCAATAGCGATTTTGTGGCGCGTTTGGGAGGAGATGAGTTTACCGTCATTCTTCGGGGGCTTCACAAGGTTGAAGATGTATCGGTCGCGATCGGTAAAATTACCCGGAGTTTGTCCCAGCCTTTCGCTTTAAATGGGCATACGGTTGTAGTTAAGGCAAGTATTGGCAGCAGTATCTATCCCCGCGACGGTGATACTGAAGCAGTTTTGCTCAGAAAAGCGGACCTAACTATGTTTGAAGCTAAACGCCTCGCCAGCGATCGCATCTCCCAAAACTCTTAA